A single Antechinus flavipes isolate AdamAnt ecotype Samford, QLD, Australia chromosome 5, AdamAnt_v2, whole genome shotgun sequence DNA region contains:
- the LOC127538954 gene encoding E3 ubiquitin-protein ligase TRIM39-like, producing the protein MTEKTREDQRRPEKTREDQRRPEKTREDQRRPEKTREDQRRPEKTREDQRRETKRAEAMASYHISNLWEELKCPICLDFFTCATSIECGHNFCAECIHALMIKTSKSRFRCPKCHKKCTENTRPNRQLGTVAQSFKLLTLHMTRNWKLRDVIRRKFYEEIFLDPETACPEIVVSADRKTVRRKAKWKKLFWKRSNLCGAVLATQSFESGRHYWEVTVGNSSAWDLGLCQNSVKRKGKVSPSPSTGHWLLSLRQETYIVCTMPRMSIPIPKKLYKVGIFLDYEAGDITFYDVDNRCLIYTFTSSFSEPLLPMFSIGLSSKNENVLTIDPVPDEAAESPEHA; encoded by the coding sequence ATGACAGAGAAGACCAGAGAAGACCAGAGAAGACCAGAGAAGACCAGAGAAGACCAGAGAAGACCAGAGAAGACCAGAGAAGACCAGAGAAGACCAGAGAAGACCAGAGAAGACCAGAGAAGACCAGAGAAGACCAGAGAAGACCAGAGAAGAGAGACCAAAAGAGCAGAAGCTATGGCCTCCTATCACATTTCAAATCTTTGGGAAGAGCTGAAGTGCCCCATCTGCCTAGATTTCTTCACATGTGCCACATCTATAGAATGTGGTCACAATTTTTGTGCAGAATGCATCCATGCACTTATGATCAAGACTTCAAAGTCCAGATTTCGATGTCCCAAGTGTCACAAGAAGTGTACGGAGAATACCCGGCCTAATAGACAACTGGGGACAGTAGCACAATCCTTCAAATTGCTCACACTTCACATGACCAGGAACTGGAAGCTGAGAGATGTGATCAGGAGAAAATTCTACGAGGAAATCTTTCTGGATCCTGAAACTGCCTGTCCTGAAATCGTTGTATCCGCAGATAGGAAAACAGTAAGAAGAAAAGCTAAATGGAAGAAGCTGTTTTGGAAGAGATCTAATCTATGCGGTGCTGTTCTAGCAACTCAGAGCTTCGAGTCTGGGAGACATTATTGGGAGGTGACAGTGGGAAACAGTTCTGCTTGGGATCTTGGTCTTTGTCAGAACTCtgtgaaaagaaaggggaaagtttCACCATCTCCTTCTACTGGACATTGGCTTTTGAGTCTAAGACAAGAAACATATATTGTCTGTACCATGCCTAGGATGAGCATTCCCATACCAAAGAAGCTCTACAAAGTGGGGATCTTTTTGGATTACGAGGCAGGTGACATAACGTTTTATGATGTAGACAACAGATGTCTCATCTATACATTCACCAGTTCCTTTTCTGAGCCTCTCTTGCCTATGTTTTCCATCGGCCTCAGCTCCAAGAATGAAAATGTTCTGACCATAGACCCGGTACCAGATGAGGCTGCAGAATCCCCAGAACATGCATAA